CGTATGAAGTTGGGCCATATTGAGGAAAGTATGCAAACTACCAGTAGATTTAAATGGGAGggaataaatattgaaaatagtTAATTTTACAAACAACATTGACTACGGTTTTTTATAGCGGCGAACAAGGACATCAATatcaatttcaaataaaacaaaaatctggaAAAGGATCCGTTTCAACAAAAATGCGAATAAGTCAAACTCTAAGCCAACATCAATAAAAACTTATTCAGAAGgaaattaaacaattaaaatgaTGTGTTTATCAATTGGCAAAATCTAAGAAGTTGGCGTCAATCCTATATCAGAAAAGGAATATATCCCAGACCACTGTCAGATATGTTTTGGATTGTCTCCAAGAATGCTATTCACTCGAGAGCTGTTTTTTGTTGTAGTAgtagttgtagcagtttattgtgttctatctttcgtctgcttgattctgttgagggggtgcgtccacagggatctgggtctgagtcgaatggatctggctgggcagttaaacaggtgacgtatggtcgtgcggtccctggttacaatcgggacatacatcttgcacgtcggcatcaatccttgctctgtaggagtcgaggcggctgcatctgccggaacgtaattgagccagaaccactcttgTTTGACGGGGGAGATCAATTTGTTCAGGTGCAAAGGGAGgcagtcgttctccaaggactacatttacCGCATCTCCTACCGTGTTTGCATGAATGCTGTCTAGACCTGCCTGATATTTCGTGTACGTGAAGTGTACGTGTTTTTTATTGTAACAGTATTTTGTGTCTAATATCCATAATTTAGAAACTGacattttgttaatttgtttcCAAAGCTATCTGTAGGACGAGTAAGTGTGGCGGTGCAGAATAAAATATAATGCTTATCATAGGCCAGGTGGAATTCAAACCACTGTATCTGAGTAATCGTAGTTAAGGTAGAATTATCCTGGTTTTCCCATGGTATATGTTTACCGCTTCGAAATCTTACAAAACTTCGTGAATACGATTCGGGCCTGGCTGATACGGGCCGAGTTGACATCTTTGGGCGGTACttgcctatccacaagatgatttcgaaatttcttttcatttccttttcatCGGTTAGGTGTCTGAAGCATAACGCCATCGTGTTTCACCCTTAGTAACCGAAATACATCTTTAGATTTCTTCCAGCAAAATAAACGACAAGACCAAATATTTAGACATTTACCCTTTCACAGATATcattaaatgaccatgcatggcattgtagctcgcaaatgtcgccaacatgaagaggggataaacaccgctttgtccgatgttcccgccaggattcgaacgcgttcaacaTCATacgctacaatggcacgaattcgatatccgcattcagggtgaagtgtccccaccctaaaaagatattagagagttaaagaatgcGCAGCGAAACgggtccggttcggctagtttaaagtaaaatacaaaattaaaacgCAATTTACACTCTGCaatactaaaaaataaaatgcaaatcaATCTGGTAACACTTCACAATGTTATACAAAGAGGATTGAAATTACAGAGAAATGTTTAtactctcaaaaaaaaaattgacaacaaatgtcaagcttataggtgtcggtaaaggtggagttacatacctcGCGCAGCACTTATGCGCAGAGCACAAGGCGCAACAGTTATGATTTGAAGGTGATTACTGTTCAAATTTGTTTTGCAGATCGTAAATTAgagaaattatttaattaaaatcatatCGAACCACATCATTGCCAATTTCCATTGATATTAACTTTAGAAATGATATAAAAGACGCGACCCAAAGAACGCATCAGGGCGCATCTGATTGCTTAAGCACGTATAAGTGGTATGTAACTCCAGCCTTTCAGTTTTCATAAGACTTGTATTATGTATTTCGAATACGAATAGAGCGAGCTCTAATCGGCATGTAATCTCATATGTATTGCACTTTTTTATATACTGTATCTACATCTATGTTCGATGAAATCAAAGCGggatttaatcgaaaaagttgcatatttaatccaaaattcatttgttatattattttttgtacGTATCATACGATGTGTACAACTTacagagtttttgtttttctttttgaaattacatatgacatgGCAGCTTATTTAACCAGAAATTCGTTTTCCAGGATATATGTAACTTTCATACAAACTTCATTGCATTACcctatatagtactaaaataaaacactgctatcaatttggtaccatttcaacTATTCTATTTATCATCCCTATTGTGAAatcaatttcgatttttagacAGTTACTAAAGGTCACTCACAGACGATAAATTataatataaattatttatttattgtctgCGCTAAAGGAAGAGTTatagaaaaaacaaacactttAAGGAGAGTTAACAATGAATAACCCGTCGGATTTTAGTAAACGATGTCGAACTTGTTTAAGTCAAACAAAAGGTTTACAACTTCTCACCAAAATGGCATTTGATTTGCCCCAGCAACAAAGAACATTTGCCGATTTACTTTACGAAGTAACCAACATAAATGTAAGTCCGCCACAACTATTCAGAACTACTCCTCCTTCAGAAGATTATttttttcagatatcaaaagacCTGAACACATCTGAAATGCCACAATACCTTTGCCCAGCTTGTTTGCGAAAGCTAAAATCATCACATGCATTTATCAGACAGGCCAAAGAAGCCGATGATAAATGTTTGTCCATGTTAAGAGAAAGAATGATGGAGAATTGCATGAATGAGACCGAAATAGATATAAAGCCATCATTCTTAGATATTAAAATAGAAACAGAAGATGTGGAATATACAGAGCAAAGCATACCTGAAATAAAAGAGGAGATTGCTACGAACGAAGACTGTTCCATGGAAAATCCTTTGGAAGATTTTGTAAGCACAAGTAATCAGGAGCAAAACAATACCAAACAGTAGGTTCCTTTTAGCTGTGAAACATTAATTTcaatttgtttatatatttcTTCATAAAGGTTAATTTTCAACAATGTGAGTGATAGTGATTGGTCTGGAGAAGAAAGGGATACTGAAAGTGAAGCAGATTCCTCGAATTTTAGCAGCGAAGAAGCCGCTAAAAGCCCTAGCATGAACGtacataaaaagaaaaatggaaGTAAAACTTCTGCCTGGGAAAAATGTGATCCTAAAGATATTGAGGATATTGCTGCACCCTGTTCGCAGTGCGAtaagattttcaaaaactccaagGAATTAAAATGTCATCTAAAAAATGCCCACATTCCGGATGCTGAAAAGTGTGCCTGTCCTTTGTGTGGTGCTACATTTTCTCGTTCTTACAGCATGTATTATCATATGCGTACCATACATGGACCAGAAACTGTTACATCATTACTTCCCAAAAGGGAAAAACCCCATCAATGTGATAAATGCCCCCGAAAATATTCAaaactaaaatatttaaaatatcacCTCAAAGTAAAGCATGAGGGTAAAGACGAACAGTCTGATGTCCCAGATGGTGAAAAAATTCCTGCACCGGCAAAGAAAAAGACGGAAGCTCGTCGACCTCTGTGCTCCATATGTGGCAGTTCATTTCCCAATAAGACTCAACTGACAGTGCACATGCGGCGACATACAGGAGATATGCCTTTCAAATGTGATCTGTGCGATAGAGCCTTTCCCCGAATATCAGAACTTAGATACCATACTCGCGTGCATACTGGAGAAAAACCATATAAATGTAGTATATGTGAAAAAACCTTTCGAGTTTCCTCAAAATTGTCATCTCATATGCGATCCCACACCGACGAACGGCCGTATAAATGTAAAGAGtgtgaaaaaagttttaaatattccaaagattTAAATATCCACATGCGCACTCATACGGGCGAAAGACCATACAGCTGTAATGTGTGTGGCGTCACTTTTACACAAAGCAATTCACTCAAGACTCACCGTATGAAGTTGGGCCATATTGAGGAAAGTATGCAAACTACTAGTAGATTTAAATGGGAGGGACTAAATATTGAAAATAGTTAATTTTACAAACAATATTGACGGCGGTTTTATACAGCGGCGAACAAGGACTTCAATatcaatttcaaataaaacaaaaatctggaAAAGGATCCGTTTCAACAAAAATGCGAATAAGTCAAACACTAAACCAACGCCAATAAAAGCTATGTCAGAATGAGACTAAACAATCAAAATGATGTGTGTATAAATTGGAATATAGCTCAGACCACTGCCAGAGATGCTGTGGATTGCCTCCAAGAATGCTAATTACTCGGTAGAAGTTATTTGTGTTATTGTAACCGTATTTTGAATATCCACATCAAGAAACTTGAAATTTGGTTAAGTTACGTCCAAAGTGAATTTTTTGTAAGTCGATTGGGTTTGGCTGGGCAGAGGAACGTATAAAGCTTATCGTATATACAAGCAGTACACGTACCTAAAACCTTGGCATCAATTCTAGCCGATTATCTTAGTTAAGGCATTTGTCTTATCTTAGTTAAGGCAGAATTATCTTGGATGGCACAGGGAGGTTAATTTCAAGAAGCGTATGGTCTCCAAAGCATCATTTATTCGATAGATGTTTACCGCTTCTCCGAACCTATCCATAAGATGATGATTTCGAAATTTCTTTCCACTTTCTTTTCATCCTTacgcttgaatcggacagcactcattgatatgtgagaagtttggccctattgcttcatggtcaaatttgttGTAGACGGAAGCATAGCGCCATCGTGTACGACACTCAGTATCCGAAGTACATCCGCTGTTCATGTAGCGAACAATATGCTGAAGATGTTTTAGCAGaaatcttaaaatttctttcagcaaaaaaaaaaaaaaaaaatggcgagACCAAATATCTTGACATTTACTTTTGGCAGATATCAAAGTAATGCCCTAAAgctatgatcgtacaatcgtcctcaTATAATACAATCTCGATGCCGTCTGGAGGATGTGTATaaattaaaaagtgaaaaagttaTCATCTTACCTTAAGGAACGCCCTGTTTCCCTTTACAGGGCTCCGTAGACTTA
This Stomoxys calcitrans chromosome 2, idStoCalc2.1, whole genome shotgun sequence DNA region includes the following protein-coding sequences:
- the LOC106088783 gene encoding zinc finger protein 354A: MNNPSDFSKRCRTCLSQTKGLQLLTKMAFDLPQQQRTFADLLYEVTNINISKDLNTSEMPQYLCPACLRKLKSSHAFIRQAKEADDKCLSMLRERMMENCMNETEIDIKPSFLDIKIETEDVEYTEQSIPEIKEEIATNEDCSMENPLEDFVSTSNQEQNNTKQLIFNNVSDSDWSGEERDTESEADSSNFSSEEAAKSPSMNVHKKKNGSKTSAWEKCDPKDIEDIAAPCSQCDKIFKNSKELKCHLKNAHIPDAEKCACPLCGATFSRSYSMYYHMRTIHGPETVTSLLPKREKPHQCDKCPRKYSKLKYLKYHLKVKHEGKDEQSDVPDGEKIPAPAKKKTEARRPLCSICGSSFPNKTQLTVHMRRHTGDMPFKCDLCDRAFPRISELRYHTRVHTGEKPYKCSICEKTFRVSSKLSSHMRSHTDERPYKCKECEKSFKYSKDLNIHMRTHTGERPYSCNVCGVTFTQSNSLKTHRMKLGHIEESMQTTSRFKWEGLNIENS